The genomic window ATCATAACCACATCCCGAACTAGGAAGCTCGCCAAGGCCAGGCTCAGCAAGCGTGCCCTAGAGCGACGCGAGTGGAAGAAGTTCGGGGACGCCGCCCATAGTGACGGAGCGGATAGGATGACCATGGTCTCCACCGAGGAGATCCTCCTGGAGAGGCCCAGGGCTCCTGGTAAAACAAAAGCAGCGTTCATCAccctttgtttttatatttCCTGGATTTTGTTAGAAGTTTCTTTATTCGTTTgctttggtttctcttttagCGATGGTTGGAATATGGTTGATTCTTTGTCTCTTTCGCATACATGCTCAAATGAATCTGCAGCTCTTTTTTTGGTCGGAGAAATTTGTATGGTGACATGCGAATTTTAGGTGGCGACATAATTCTACCTTTATAAGTCTGTACTTCTTTTTAGAAGTACAGAGAAAGGGAAGCGAAAGAGTCTCACAATGAAAATACGAGACTTGTCGTGGTTCCGTTCTAATTGCCTTGCCTTCTTATTAATTTGATTCTCAAGCTCAAATATTTCCTTAAGCCATTTTTTGCGTACTACAAGGATAATTATGTTCGATCTGATATTATTCCGAGCTCCATTTAGTCTTGATGAAATATCATTTACAGACTTTATCGGTAATTCAGGATTTAGATGTTTCTTGATTTTATATGATATGAGCTCTCTCAAACCTCGTAATTAAATCTGGTTCTGGATGTGCTATATGTTAATCTTGTAACACTATCTTTCTGTCTAACcattacaaataaataaaagagctatGGAATTAGaatttatgcttcttctgtACGGATCTCTTAATTTGAAGAGGCAAAAGGGtgcatttgaaaagaattatttatccgaagaaaaaaaaagatatttgttGAGTAGTAAGAAGGAAATATCGGAAAGCCTAGGAGTCTGGACTCTGGAGCACCAGGCAGGTAGGCAGGCGATCAAAAACTGGCATTGCCGATACTGGTCTTGGCGCCTTATCTGTTTGATAAGTGATAATCCATGCTCTCCGTATGCACTGATGCGCAACGATATGAATCGCCTTATATGTCcccatttttcattgtttgaatttaaaaaataatgtaaaatattttaaatgaaaaaaaaattaaaatgaaataaacctGTATCAGCCATGCGCTGTATTGGCAAGGGGCCTGGCTACCTAGGCAAGCTTTTAACTGCtaatcaaaggacaaacatgTAATCTGGCCATACTGATTTTTCTAGGCCTTTTTGAACGATCTGGTTGGTTTATTGATTATGGTCAAGAATAAAAGTACATTTGTGATTGTTACTGCTAAATTAGGTTTTCAAATGAGGTTTGCAGGTCAGTTAACTCTTGTTGTTTAGCACCAATCGGTATCTTTAAGATGAAAGTTTTGGGAAATATGGAGAAGTTTGAATTAGAAGTTTGCTTTGGTCTTTAAATTGAGAGCCACGTTTATGCTATGGATGTTAATTCTGATTAGTGACTTGTGAGTGTTGACATTTCTTCTCCGGCCTTTGTGTAGGTTTGGGGTTAAGTTCCTCTGCACTTGCACATGTATGCTTGGTTACTTGTTCATGTCTGTGTCCAGCAGCGGTTGATGTGTCATGCGAGTGCATGATTGTACACTTCTATCTCCATGTGTGGCAAGACCAtttgtttttcctattttcatcATGTATTTTGTCCTTCATTAGTCATAGCTTGTGATAATTAGCCCTTGGATGCTTGGTTTGTGTGTATCATGACTTTGGTTTTTATTCTTGTTTCTCTGCAAcgaaacatggtttttttttcgtttttgtcAACATCTGTTGTTTATGGGGCATTGTAGCTTTCTGAAACATGAATCTTGCATTCACTGACTTACTAGGGAACTCTTTCAGGTAGCAAAGCAGAAGAAACGAAGGTCGCAGGTGATCCCTTGTCAGCCTTTAGCAAGAGTGGTGCTGTTCTCATGGTTTGCAGAACTTGTGGGAAGAAGGGTGACCACTGGACTTCAAAATGTCCATACAAGGATCTTGCACCAGCCACTGAGGGCTTTGTCGACAGGCCTCCTTCCTCGGAGACTCCAGTTCCTGCTACTGGTGCGACAAAGGGAGCATATGTTCCTCCTAGCTTGAGGGCAGGTGCAGAGAGAACCGGAGCAGAGATGAGACGCAGAAATGACGAGAACTCTGTGAGGGTGACTAATCTGTCTGAGGATACACGGGAGCCTGATCTGTTGGAGCTATTCCGCACCTTTGGGCAAGTTAGCCGTGTCTATGTGGCTGTCGATCAGAAAACTGGCATTAGCAGGGGCTTTGGTTTTGTCAACTTTGTGCGCAGGGAAGACGCAGAGAAAGCCATTAACAAGCTGAATGGGTATGGCTATGATAACCTCATCCTTCGGGTTGAATGGGCAACTCCGAGATCCAACTAAACGGCATCAAATAAGTGGTAAACTGTCCGTggttgcaacaaaattttttcctccTCCTTGTTTTGTATTTTGTGGACAGCCTTTCACCTTGCATTTTCCTGTTCTATTACTAAGCTTCTCAGGCTAAGAACGTCAAAATTTTGTGATTTCGTTATTTGTTATGGTTGTGTTATATGCTGGAAAATCTGTTATAAATATCCAGTTTAGTCTTTTCTATGTTGGTTCAGTTAATCGAAGGAACTGAAGGTACGGACCTGATTGCCTTGTGGGAGTCCTGAGTGGGCTGTTGGTGCGAGTCATTTCGCGTGGGTTGAGAGAGGGTGTGTTTGGATGCAAGGCAAAGAAGCTGGGAAAATTTTCGTATGCAGACTTGCACGGGGGAACTTTTTTCCCGGGAGACACTTTTACCTGTTTGGATTTATGCTCAttttagtttgattatttagaTTTGGTGTAATAGACGTCCACAGTTAGCTCAGATAGATGGTAAAACAAAATGGATTAAGAGCCGAAAGCTGGATTGCCATGACGCTGCTGAAGAGACGGCATTCGTAGCAATTCATGGATGCAAGACACCACATGTCTAACTTCTAACAGTTGCTTCTTTGCACATTGAGAATGGAACGCGTATGTAGTCCAGTGACTTCAATATGTTTGTCGATAACAAGTAGAAGTCATAAGTCATAAATCCACAATTTTTACGAGCAAGAACGCTAAGAATAAATTCAAGTAATAAGCAAGGCTGACTGGATCCAGGGTTCTTCAACTTAATATCTCATATTCCTTTTCGAGATGGATGTATGCATTCTTCTTGCAAAAAATCTGATGTGATTTTGTCAGattaaaaacaatattaattGTCATTCCAATTTAATCAAACCCGTAAGGCTAAAACAATATTCATAATTACTTCATATCTTTTTGGgaataagaatatggtgctgttgaatcatgttttatgagaacatatattttaagaaaataatgttATTTTATCGAA from Nymphaea colorata isolate Beijing-Zhang1983 chromosome 6, ASM883128v2, whole genome shotgun sequence includes these protein-coding regions:
- the LOC116256877 gene encoding uncharacterized protein LOC116256877 encodes the protein MAVEAPAKLRWGELEEDDLGDLDFLLPPPVVIGPDENGVKKVIEYRFNEDGNKVKIITTSRTRKLAKARLSKRALERREWKKFGDAAHSDGADRMTMVSTEEILLERPRAPGSKAEETKVAGDPLSAFSKSGAVLMVCRTCGKKGDHWTSKCPYKDLAPATEGFVDRPPSSETPVPATGATKGAYVPPSLRAGAERTGAEMRRRNDENSVRVTNLSEDTREPDLLELFRTFGQVSRVYVAVDQKTGISRGFGFVNFVRREDAEKAINKLNGYGYDNLILRVEWATPRSN